CAATTCGGACTTTTGAAGAGAGTCCCAGGGAGATTCATTTATTTAGTCAGATATGCGTTTATGCCAATGGTTTTTGCAGTACGGAgttttcgatcgaactttgGCTAATGATGCAAAGAGGAAGAGGCCAGGGGGAAATGAGAACGAGCAAGAAAAGTTAAGTAAATGCTGTAACTGCCAACCAACACGCGAACTCTAATTACGATTAACTGCCTTGAAAATATCGATCATCCTCGTATGCTCACCTTGACTGAcgtcaaatatttttacctCCGTGTTTATACCCACGTACATACGTACAAGCGTTTATTTCGAACGTAACGACTGTTTACTTGGCAGTACTATGCACAGGCGGACGATGCCCGACATTGAACTTTGTCTCGATTATACTCATGCCCATAAAATCAACCTCCGACTATATCCATCGACGAGTCGTTCGATCGAAGCGAGAAATGCATTCTCAATGCTCTCATCGCGCGCGTGTTTTATTGCTATGGGGGTTTATACGACTTTTAACTGCGGGAGTCTCCCAGACGAGGGCAATTTTGCGGATTAAAAAAGTCGAGCTGGCATGGGGGGTCTTGGGGGATAAATAaatgaggggggggggggggggggggaagcaATCTTTGGATTATGGAATTGCTCGGAGGAATCCAATCGGAATGGTGGAattattttcgtcattttgaCTTCACTTCAACGAGAATTCTTGCCTCcaagtttttcttcttccaatATTTTGTCCGAAGTTGTCGGGAGCATCGAGAGCAGTTTGGAGAATCGTTTTTGATCCGGAAAAATGATACAATTTTTCGACGCTCCCTCGCCTCTCCCACCGGAGCGAGGCATCTCGTCGTTACGCACGACACGTCTTCAAAGTTCCGGGAAAACTTTATTTCACGCTTCGTCATCTCGCGCTGCGGCGACGAGCTTTacggaaaatcgattttgctTTATGTATCAGCTCGCCTCGAAACTATCGTAAGATGAGACTCGGTTGTGTTTCTCATCTTTACGATTATGTCTGCCGATATCGAGCACCCTCGGCCCTCGCTCTGCTGTTTCTATCTCGTGTTAACGCGAACGTGACTCTAAACTCGAGCGCAGCGAGCGAGAAGGTACTTCGCAGCTCCAAGGAAATTGATACTCCGCTCCGTAACATTTCGGTACGATAATCGAACCGAGAATCTTCGAATGGTTACTGTTTACCTGGAATTTCGGAAACACTTCCGGGCAACTGTGAACCTCCATTAAAATGGGGAGAAACGAAGTTCGTCAAACGATTGGCGGCTCGATTCTTCCCCCAGGAAACTTGGAAAATGTTCGGAGCCCACAGAGCTTCTTCTAAGGGGAGATTTTGAGGCGTTTTTAATGATTTACGTCCCTCAAAATGGAGCAAATAACAAAACTGCTTAcgcatgaatttttcgaaaatccctCCAACCgagttttctcacgaaacatcaATATTCGAGAATAAAACGCAGGGTATTTATGCCACGAGGCGTAAATTCCAGGGAATAATGCAGAGTCAGCGATCCCTCGGTATGCTAATTGCTTGATaagcaagaaaaaattcagccgCTTTTATCCCGATTTCGGGAAATTTCAGTAGAATCACGAGCTTCATTTTTTACaggatttttattgaaaaaagtaaaatttttttacttttacgtgctgggaaaatatttcatgagaGATTTTTCCACGTTTTCGACGAGCTGCCTCCAACGAAAGGACAAAAATCAGCTTTTCTGTGTCGTCCacagcaattaaaaaatatttgctcatcaagatgaaataaaatggaatTACAGTTTGAATTCTCGCCAATGGCAGCGCACTATTTTTGATCGTGGATTTTAGCCCCTTAAAATGCGTATCGCGAGCATCGTTATCGACGTTTTTCGTGAACTTTAATTGGAAATGTTCCGCGGCTAGACtcaaagggtaaaataaacgaagaaaGCGTCACGAGAAACGGCGTCGCGTAGTTAGAAATTAAATGTTAAGAGGTGAAAACGTGAGCGTGCGAAAGTAGAAATACCGAACTATCTGTTGGGGGTCGGGAGTACGCGGAGGCGTTTTGGCCCTGATTTATGTGTAATCTACAGCGAGCGTAGAGTTCCGTGGGGTTGGTTGCGACCAGGTGGAGTTGGAGGGTTGAAAGCGTGAGGAAGTTGAGTTTACCGCCAGAAAGAAGCCCGACAAGGTGCAAACGATTTGCAAATAACGTTTTCCTCCTCGATTCCCTCGGCTGAAGATTCTCAGTGTTAattaaacagaagaaaatccCAGCTCCAAGCAATTCGTGGGGAAAggaaactgatgaaaaaactttgctcCTTTTACAGCTTTGTACTTCCCGCAATCGAACTTGACCCTTCGCTTGCCCTACTTGGCTGGAGACGAGGGCAAATCCGACCTGGAACTGGTACTACTCAGCTTGAGAACTCTCAGAAACGATTCGAGTGCTCCCAAAGAACCAAAATATAATATCGCGTCGCCCAGGGAAAGTTTCGCCTCCCTCGATTCGAGGACCGGCGGCGACATTGTGCTGCATTCGATGCCCAAGAAAGGTTGGTTCATTTACTTCCTCTTTCGATTGAAACTCGACTGAAAACTTCAATTgcattccattttttcgtcaCCGGAGCACGATTTCCTCAGTAAATTGCCAGAAAATCTTTGGAAATGTGTCGTAAGATCGACGAAATAATTACAAATGAAACAATTTGATGGATTGAGagcaaaaaatatcgatttcatGTACCATATCAGGGGCGACGAAAACCCTGATTGTCGAAGCCAGAGAACGCGGCAGCGATGAAGCAATACTCGGAATTACCGTTGAACCAATCGTCGCCAAGAGCAACAGGATTAATTGCACGGAGTACGTACAGGTAAAGCCAATTGTCCATGGTGTTCGTTCTACCACGATCATGCCATAAGCCCCGATTGTGCTTTGTCGAACGCGAATCAAGCTCGTCAGAATCGATTAAGGGGgatcctgctttagaaagtcaaaaaaatcggttgttttcgggaatgttttgaGGATAGACTGAaataaaatctaaaaaaacccataaaaatctgtaaaagcccgaaaaaattgtgaaattatatatttttaacgagtttgaaaaaaaatgcttctacagaagaatatcacttcaacgcgctgtaaatatagaatttcaaaatttttccgagCTTTTATAGGTTCgtttggaaggaaaatatatgaaaatggaaaaaaactttggaatttttgtcgcagacaataattacgatctccacattgtacgcagttgagaaatttcgacaatgagactttgcgcataaagcgtgtacaaattagtatttctcacatttaaaaaatgtttttatatttttgaaactatataaataatcccgaaaacaatcgactttttgaatttctaaagCAAGACCCCCCTTAACAGATTTTCCTCAGtgtttacaatatttttccattaactgaatgtttttcaagtttttcatttggagtatttttcataaaaaacttTTCCTCGTTGAATAAGTTGgctaaaaatgttcattttctcatttaaaaaatgtttttcgttgaatttcattcaattcttTTTCCTCTGTCAGGATGTATGCTTCTGGCACGTGGCACGTTACAAAATCTATGAAAACCAGCCAGCCACGATGCTCGGAAAAATCGGACCTTCGATATATCGACAGCTTTGTCCAGAACTTCACATCGTCAGATACGAGCTGCTGAATGGTATGAAAGAAAGAATTCTGCTAGATTTTTCCTGGATTTCTTCGCCTTTTCTTTACCAACTTGGGACCGTCattgttgtttttgtttttcaccttttttcaCGTCGTCTTTTGTCCCCTCTCCAAGGCACGAATTACGTTCACATACTGGACGATGAACTTTACTCTAACGCGTCACTGGATCGCGACACTTCCAAGTTTCCTGGAGGTCCAGGACCTCGCATCACTGTCGCAGTTCGCTGCGTCGTTTGGGATGGAAATACCGGCATTCAACACGTCAGAGACTCCAATATCAACGTCAATGTTCTCGACGAAGATGACAATCCACCGATCGCTCAGATCAACAaaacgatacaaattttgctGAGTGATTTTTCTGCGGTAAGATCATTCGAGCCGACTTTTCATTACAAAATTCTTTCGTCATTGAAATTTACTTGGATTCGTAGAAAAGTTGACTGTTCGagttgtgaaaaaatgtttttgttcaATCGAACGAGGGCAATTCAACTTTTGAGTTCTGgagttgaaaattatttgaatatccTTCAACCAAACGCATTTTTCACTCTCACATTTTAcgatgagcaaaaaaattgtttttgtaaaaattgaattgactGCCCGGCGACGAGGGTTTCAACTTGAGAATTTCTGGGATTTTTACCGCGAaataaatttgcaaatttgacCTTTGTTTGATCCGCGACCATTTCGAGGGTTGCGTCAAGCCCAGAGATCGTTTGTTTCGCGGAGAAATATcctttttttaaggtattcaGAAGGATTTGCGAGGAGCGGAGGGAGGAGAGCGAGTAGCCGGAAACGGAAGAGCATTCATGGCGCTCGATCTCGAGCGAGAGCTTTTCCGGGCTCCCGTTCTTCCCTTTTCTTGCATGCTCTCACCTTCGCTTTTTCCATTCTCTGATATATTCGAGGATGACGAACGAGCACGATAAACCGTTGCTCGTTCAACATTCGTCATTCGGGATCATTCCTAACGGAAAAATGTTATCTCGCGCCTTTTTTCATGAAAGAATAATCAAACCCGGGGCCTTTCACCGAGTATTTCAATGCTGTAGCAATTTTCCCGAATCGCGAAAGAAAGATAAAACCCTGATTCGAGTTTTATGAGACCCAAAATCCATAAATAATCCAAGTGCCATAAAAAACTGTATAAAAAAGTAATCACTTGTAAACGAATATTTTACTGCCCCTTCTACAAATGTAATTCGAACATTTTTACTCAATCTTTAAAACCTTCGACgaggagttgaaaaaattaattgactcGTGTCCCATACGAGtttcaacgttttatcaacCAGGCTGAATCGATCGAATCacgattttcatcatttttataggGGCACCGACTCGACAGCAACGAACTGGTGTTCAAGGACGCCGATTCCATCACGAGCAATCGTTACGTGGCGAGAATTTTGGGTGACACTGAAAATGCTTTGAACATAACTTACGACACGATGTCGGTGGAGCATTACGCAAGACCGGAGCCGCCATCGACAGCGATTTATGCGAGTTCGTCGTCACGTTTTCCCTCTTCTCAGTTTGCCATTTTTATCCTCATAAATAACCCCTGAAACGTCACAAAAACCACTCTTTTGGGTTTTTAGGAATTTTCGCGAGAACGACGTTATTGCCGAAGTCTCCGTACAAAGTCATCCTGCAAGTGACGGACGAGAGTCTCCTCCCCGGTTACGGAAAAAAATCGGTAAGCTCCAAAGACTTCGCGGGCGCGATTTATCATCGACGGATTTTCTTCCTCGCGATTCGGGCCACCGGAAATATTGTCGTCGATTAAATTCCCATGAAAATCGACGTGTTCCGGTGGACCGAACACCGGACGCGGTTCAGACGACGCGACATTCAATTCCGCATGTTCGTGCGCCCAAAAACTCGCTCTCCATTAATTGACAATTAGCTTTTCCGGGGCTCGCGTGAAATCACATCGCCACGCCTGTGCCACGCGAGGACTCGACAGAGTGGATTTTAATAACCGAATAATGGCCCGCGTGAATTATTGATCTGTTAATCTGCGGAAGATACTCCGCTTCGGGAAACACTTACTTTTGCTCGTCTCCGCCGGAGGATCCTTAACGAGTTCATCCGCTTGCTCAAATTCTCCGGAAATCCAATGaaatctgaagaaaaaagaaggagaattGTGTCAAAACTCGCCATTGCCGACTCCAATTTatctgaaacgaaaaattttcattgaaatgagCTCAAAAGCACGAaactggaaaatgaaaattctcgatAACTTTTAAACTCGAAATACCATTTCACTGCCGTAACAAATGTTACCAAATTAGCCGACAAACTTTATGCTAATTATTATTCACTGCTTCGTCAAAGTGCAAATAATTAAATCACACAAATTACGTCGCATAATTATATTTGCTTGCTTGGCACGTTCGCAGGTCAACATTTCAATATCATTCGTCGGTCCCCAACACCACGCTTCGCCAACGACAGTTTCCCCGCCGACGAAAAGGCCGATATCATTTCCAGGGAGCGTCACGATCGCGAGATCATCGACGATTTATTCGCGCCTCGTTCAGCCGCTTTTCAAGCCGAATCAAGCTGCGGTATTCACGATACAGGattcgaaaatattcaacGTCACTCGTAAAAACGGAATAGTCTACGTGGCGAATTCCACGCTCTTGCAATCGGCTCCGACTGCAATATCGTGAGTTCGAGTTTCGGTTTTTCTGTTGGAACTTTCATAGCAAATGGTTGAATTGAATTTCTTACGATTTTTCTCCAGCTTGACGATCCAGTGGCGGATTTCCGAGCACAAACAATCCTCCGCGACTTTGATCGTCAATCTCGTCGACGCTGTCATCGCCAAGGGGAGCTCGTGCAATCGGACGAGCGTCGCTCACTCCTGTGCCAACTTTGCATCACAAAAGGAGTGCGAATCTCATTGCGGCATCGGCAGCGGCTCTCTGCAGTGAGTTTTAAGCGATCTACGAACGCCCGCGTGACAAATTTCACAAAAAGCTTCTGTCCGACTGCGACTCTTCGTTATCAACATTTTCCGAGCATTTTTATTACTGAGAAATTTTAGAaaactcgaatttttcgaatgatttaaAAACCCCATTTTTCAGAATATTTTCTCAGGCTCAGATTCCCATTTTAGTCATTTTTTCCTAAAATCTCGATTTCTAAAAAAAACGTGACTTTACAGCGAAAATACGTTGACGAGCGAGTGCGTTTGGCGTTCGAACAACATGGTGGGAATGACGGAACGGTACCAAACGTGTTCGCCGAACCTGACCCACTGTCCTGACAACGTTTGCGACGACCTCGAGCGCTTGGATTCTCGGATATGCCCACAGGACTGTGCCACGGAATGTaattaaaatttcacgaaTTGCTTAATCAGAAAATCCTGTGAAAAATGGTTGAGAAAAGTGCCTATTAGAAGCGGGTTTTCATGGAAAGACTTCGGCATTGAGAATGAGCACAAAACGATTTCTTCTCTATCGtgcaaaataaacgaaaataacgAACTTGTTTCACGGGCTTTCGAAAGGAGTTTTTCCTGATAATTGGCATCTCGTCAATCTCGTTTTCCAATGCCCGCACAACTGTTGAGCGCAATGAAACGAAAGATTTGGAGAATAAATCTTAATTGAATGCGAAAGTAGGATTGCAAGAATTCCTGGAAACGTATCCGCGGTAGTGAGACTATGAAAATTCCTTCATTTCAGCGGAAGTACACTTCGCTATTCTGAATAAAGATGGTCGGGGGATATCGAGCGCATCTGGCATATGCAAGTGCGATGACGAGATGCAGTGCACCTGCGGCCTCTTCCACGGAAACAGCGTCGATGGGAACTCAAACGGCGGAAACAAATCGAAGAGGGAACGGAAGAAGGAGGCGGTCGTCTCGGATGCTCGCAAAGGTCGGTATCGTTGGGGAGGGAGGGAAACGAATTTATTTCGGGCTCGTTTCACTCGGAGAGCGATTCCAAGATTTGGAAGTGACTCCGATCAGAAATAATGCGAAAAAGGTTGCCTCGATTGTTGTTATTCGTTTtctgaaagtttgaaaaaataatggagtcgttgaacgaaaaattttggGAAAGTCCTTCGAAGTAAAGCGTTGTCGCTGTTCCAGCAGCTTCGGACGGTGGTTGCGGTCCGACCTGCATGATCGGAGCCGTCGGTGCGAGCTTTTTCGTCCTCATCGTCTTCGTCAGCGCCTTCGTTATGTGGAGATACCGGTGAGCAATGAACTTCACTATTTAcaatgaaatatcgatgcaCCGACTATTCGCTTGCTCGAGGATGCCACAAATTCGCCGTGGTTTAAAACCCTCGGTCGAAGCTCGAGGCGATTTCTAGGTCTCTTCGTTCACGGTCGTTAGAAGTGCGAAGAAGGAATAACTGCTCTTCAGTATCTGGAAACATCCATAAACACTCTGCTCAGAACCGAAATTCAGAGAGCaaatacacggagaaaacgaggccggaaattcgagagaaaaatactagaaatatagtatctcggggtactggattgcagcatttattcgaagagcagtaataagaattgttttATCCACCACAGTGAAGAGACATTGGTCTTTTTATAATGGTGGACCTTTTACTCAAGACTCAAGagtgtttttctctataataatggtaaaaaatcttttcagtcacttcaaatgtttagaTTGTTAAGTATCCTCGGACaagcctgaaaaaaaattatatgtaTGGTAAAATATCACACGATAGCACGTCTAAATATCACAGTCGAAATAtcacacgaaaaaatatcgcAGGCAATACATCACACATGAAAAAATCACGCACGCAAAATCTCACACGACCAAAAATAActgtgacaaaatatcacgTCGATGGTGCACGAAGAGCAGGCATTTATCACGAATTAATCGAAGCTCAatgttgtgtgtgtgtgtgtgtgtgtgtgttttgaGTATTGTGCATGAGAGAATGAATGGAGGGGTTAATGCCTGATACGCTTTGtctattatttgtagataatCGTGATTGGAGTTTAGTATCAATCGCAGAAAGTGTGTGTCTGTTTTTGTTTGGGAGTGTGGGTGTGTGTTTGTTTGTATGGATTGATGAAACGTTAAAAATTCTTTACCTTTACTTTTACCAAAATAATTGAGTGGTGATATTTTGTCCATGCGATTTTTCGTCGGTGTTCCTTTGTTGTGTGCTTTACAGTCATGGAACCATTCGGAGTATATTCGTGTGTTTATCatatttactatgctgacagtgaaaatttgtaatctacaataaatttccacttatcggtaagtgctatagtctgacacgatgaataacactcgaaaacgaaacgaaatatagttctcacgtgcatcactttttgctgttcgcgtaaactgtttagaattcagggacgaaaaattgtaaagatgaaaaaacattgtgcTCTTCGTAATCGGTGGCTaagtactttgaaaattcttgaaaaataatataagaaAACGCAAAACGAATCAGTTTTCTTCGTGGAGAGAAatcgatgaatgaaaaaatgttgaatctcACCGCGATGAAAGTTTCCATCGACATCGTGTAGAAGCTCCCAGCTGTCAAGCTCATCGGTCTGCGTGTCCGGATCAAGGAAACGACGATCAGGGCGGCAAGCGAAGAATAATTTGTCTCGTCTTCCCATCCCGAGAACCATTGACTCAATGCCAGAGAATCGCTCTTCACGGTGTTAAAAATAATCGACACGAAATTATTCGTTCGAGGGATTGGATGATCGGGCGTTAAGTGATCGATCACCTGGTAGATGAGTTTATTGCCGAACCAACACCAGCACAGCAGTTGTGAGAAGGCAGCGCCGAGATAGAGagcgaatttcatgaaatttgcaCTCTCCTTAGCCCCCTGGAGTCCCATCAATTTGCGTGTAAAGGAAAAGAAGATTTTTAAGCCACCGGCGAGAGGcagaaaagtggaaaaagttgaaagaaTGCGGATCACTCACGAGCACCGCTTGGAAGCCAGTGAGACAAATCATGGAGGAGCTCGCGCACAGTTGAACGAGCATGCTCGAGCCGAAGAGCTCGTTGATGTCATCGACGATTTCGAACAAGCGCTGATGGTGCTTGACACAAGTTTTGAAACGCTTTGTAAAACTGTCCTCCGTCTCGTTAATTTCCCCGAGATGAAATGGGACGAAAGTACGGATGACAAAGTCCTCTTGCGGTCTGAAAAAGCTCGTCGCCGAATGGCCCTTCCTCAGCTCGAGGGAACCGCGCTCACTCGAAGAGTTTCTACACTTGAGGTAATTCGAGGTCAGAACTTGGAGCTGGAGATGCGTGAACCTGCAAAACCCTATGACTATAGTGTCCATCGCCATTATCGCAACGATCGTCGTCGTCACTGCTGATGCCTGAATGAAAAATGCGATTTCGTGCATCGGTTTGACCCTCGAGTCGAAAGGGTACTTGGCACGGATGGGCAGCGATCCGTTTTCCGTTGGGACGAACAGCAGCAAAGCCAACACGAGAAAACCTCCGAGGCTCGAGAGAAAGTAAACCGTCGTTTTCTCGTGAAGAACGAAACTCTTGACCAGCCTGACGACCGCCTCGTCTGATCAATAAGAAAACAGATTAATGCGAAAGAGCCACGAATCGAAGCAGCACTCGATCGCTCTTCGGCCCAACAGAGCGGTcagtttcgaatgaaaaattgctcTCGAGTTGCCTCACCGGACGAGCGACGCAGTATTTCTACGGGCTCGTGAATCGCGCTCATCAAACGATCGATTCTCTCGCGACGTGCCTGGAAGTTGAAAAGCTTGAAAATTACGACGGAAACACCCGCGATGAAGCAACCGTCGTCAGTCAGTATCATCAAGTCTCCGTAGTTCGTGCACAGATCAGCAACGATCGTGGCGGCGAACGAGCACATGAGGGCGAGCATGATTTTGTTGTAGAACGGATAGAGCAGCTTCCAGAGCCTCGGAGACCCCGGACCCGGGGCCCAGAATCCAAAGAATCTGTGGAAAGATCTCAGAAATGAAAAACCCaggggaaaattcttcaaactcTTTGCGTCGAGCTGCTCGTTCACCTCAAAGCCGAGACGTTCGCGTCCAGTATCTGCCTGTGCGAGGCCGTCTGGTTCCTGTCCATTGCGATTCCGGCTCGACTGAAATCCCACCACTGACTGAGGGAGGGAAAAGTCCCTGCGCGATGCTCGAGTGAATCCTCGCGCATTataaattcatccgaaatgaGGCTTAATAGCAACGAATCTCCCTCGATTTCAACTTTCCACAAATCGCTCCCTGCAAtctttgaaaacttttgtaaAATCGCACCCTTGAGAAACTCGACATGTGCGCCCTTCGCACACTTTTTTTGCCGAAGCGAAATCCACGCGAGCTAGAAACGAGAAGCAACTCATTCACGGTGGGAAAACAAAACGCCATCGAACGCAGGCCCTCGCCTGATTTCCATTCGGAAGGAAATTCATACTCGTTGCTAAATATTAAGGGGGAAGACGTTTTACTCGCGACTGCGATGCACCGCAGTCCACGCTCCGTTGGGAGCTGCAATCACTGcacttttttcactcccaATTGGAAATTGATCACAGTATTTGAAGTGGAACGTATCAATATCGCTGAAGTCTCTACGCGCGAGATACTTTCGAAGGTTCTTTTTCGATCCCTGCAGAATATACATCGAGGGGGTAATTTCCCATACATTTTACTCATAAAAAGTAAGGCTGCTCCGCCTCTTTGCTAAACTTAGGGAACGTTGCTGGGGATGAAAATCCTCGAAGGACTCTCCCAGCCACCACTTTCCTCGTGTTTTATCAACGAGGAAAATGGCAGGTTTtgtaaattcattcgaatatcgACGGTGCTGTGTTGCGTTTGCGCAAATCTGAAGGAAAGTCTGATTCGATGGAACGAAAGAGTCTCCGGTCATTCTTCATTCGAGCCTCTTTataaacgttgtaaaatttcgAGTCGCTACGGAACGAGAAGCAGGGAAAAAATTGCTGAAAGTCAAGGGGTGAGGAAAGGTTTCATGGCCACGGGAGGATCGATATAGTGCAGCAGGACGTAATAAAA
The window above is part of the Venturia canescens isolate UGA chromosome 5, ASM1945775v1, whole genome shotgun sequence genome. Proteins encoded here:
- the Ret gene encoding proto-oncogene tyrosine-protein kinase receptor Ret is translated as MGNSGTPRASAPLRLALPLLLLFAAFASALYFPQSNLTLRLPYLAGDEGKSDLELVLLSLRTLRNDSSAPKEPKYNIASPRESFASLDSRTGGDIVLHSMPKKGATKTLIVEARERGSDEAILGITVEPIVAKSNRINCTEYVQDVCFWHVARYKIYENQPATMLGKIGPSIYRQLCPELHIVRYELLNGTNYVHILDDELYSNASLDRDTSKFPGGPGPRITVAVRCVVWDGNTGIQHVRDSNINVNVLDEDDNPPIAQINKTIQILLSDFSAGHRLDSNELVFKDADSITSNRYVARILGDTENALNITYDTMSVEHYARPEPPSTAIYARIFARTTLLPKSPYKVILQVTDESLLPGYGKKSVNISISFVGPQHHASPTTVSPPTKRPISFPGSVTIARSSTIYSRLVQPLFKPNQAAVFTIQDSKIFNVTRKNGIVYVANSTLLQSAPTAISLTIQWRISEHKQSSATLIVNLVDAVIAKGSSCNRTSVAHSCANFASQKECESHCGIGSGSLHENTLTSECVWRSNNMVGMTERYQTCSPNLTHCPDNVCDDLERLDSRICPQDCATESEVHFAILNKDGRGISSASGICKCDDEMQCTCGLFHGNSVDGNSNGGNKSKRERKKEAVVSDARKASDGGCGPTCMIGAVGASFFVLIVFVSAFVMWRYRGTKKSLRRECKHRGVDGANGLGILPSDYLDRGDGHLIGLDSFSGLNRSLLLPKASPPDPKWEFPRSRLTIEQVLGEGEFGRVLRAKAVDIGGWPGPTTVAVKTLKEDASASELADLLSEYQLLKEAQHPNVIRLLGACTSPGGPVYLIIEFAEFGSLRNYLRRSRHLESEGRAPCSTSLLSASPGNAREELQTNDTTSNYAITPRDILSFAWQISKGMAYLTDIKLVHRDLAARNVLLATGKVCKISDFGLTRDVYEDDAYLKRSKGRVPVKWMAPESLADHVYTSKSDVWSFGVLLWELVTLGASPYPGVDVHNLYNLLKAGYRMERPANCSTQLYKLMVSCWHDEPGMRPSFKELTCHWERMLEDGVEYLDLNPRTVHNQAYFASLHALDSPTSSSVEGMTNGNLSIIRTEAFNYMSKPSEEPIKKCDKVDKLQALWHEPIASFPEESGKCAPASYENDRTVNINANHYESPIKLRNLSVASNSENDLKTPSNERPQSYIDMAGKRGQNGHDDLLMFNNIDRIDKDDRANSQTKQ
- the LOC122410428 gene encoding odorant receptor 13a-like isoform X2 — encoded protein: MREDSLEHRAGTFPSLSQWWDFSRAGIAMDRNQTASHRQILDANVSALRFFGFWAPGPGSPRLWKLLYPFYNKIMLALMCSFAATIVADLCTNYGDLMILTDDGCFIAGVSVVIFKLFNFQARRERIDRLMSAIHEPVEILRRSSDEAVVRLVKSFVLHEKTTVYFLSSLGGFLVLALLLFVPTENGSLPIRAKYPFDSRVKPMHEIAFFIQASAVTTTIVAIMAMDTIVIGFCRFTHLQLQVLTSNYLKCRNSSSERGSLELRKGHSATSFFRPQEDFVIRTFVPFHLGEINETEDSFTKRFKTCVKHHQRLFEIVDDINELFGSSMLVQLCASSSMICLTGFQAVLGAKESANFMKFALYLGAAFSQLLCWCWFGNKLIYQSDSLALSQWFSGWEDETNYSSLAALIVVSLIRTRRPMSLTAGSFYTMSMETFIAILKSSYSFFALLTTVNEET
- the LOC122410428 gene encoding odorant receptor 83a-like isoform X1 produces the protein MREDSLEHRAGTFPSLSQWWDFSRAGIAMDRNQTASHRQILDANVSALRFFGFWAPGPGSPRLWKLLYPFYNKIMLALMCSFAATIVADLCTNYGDLMILTDDGCFIAGVSVVIFKLFNFQARRERIDRLMSAIHEPVEILRRSSDEAVVRLVKSFVLHEKTTVYFLSSLGGFLVLALLLFVPTENGSLPIRAKYPFDSRVKPMHEIAFFIQASAVTTTIVAIMAMDTIVIGFCRFTHLQLQVLTSNYLKCRNSSSERGSLELRKGHSATSFFRPQEDFVIRTFVPFHLGEINETEDSFTKRFKTCVKHHQRLFEIVDDINELFGSSMLVQLCASSSMICLTGFQAVLGAKESANFMKFALYLGAAFSQLLCWCWFGNKLIYQVIDHLTPDHPIPRTNNFVSIIFNTVKSDSLALSQWFSGWEDETNYSSLAALIVVSLIRTRRPMSLTAGSFYTMSMETFIAILKSSYSFFALLTTVNEET